The Amycolatopsis jiangsuensis nucleotide sequence GGTGGCCGCGGACCCGGCCGCCGCCGACGCGTTCGACCTTCCGCTCGCCTTCCACCGCGCGGCGACGCCCGTGCAGCTGCTGCTCGCGTTGCGCACCCAGGGCGCGGCCAGCGCCCAGCTCGTGCTTCCGGTGCCCGGTGACGTCCGCGGCCTCGGCGGCGGTGGCCCGTTCACCGAAGCGGCGCTGCGCTGCGGCGAAGCAGTGGTCCTGACCGCGCTCGGGTTCGGCTTGGTGCCCGAACCGATCGCGGAGGGCCTGATGCGCTGGACGGTCTACTCGCTCGGCACCACGGTCCCGTTGGAGTACCAGCCGCTGCCGGACGCCGAGCACGGCCTCACCGACGCCATCCGCGCGAGCGCCGGTGCGCTGCAAGCACTGGACGTGGCCCGCGACCGCCCGGGAGTGCGGGCGGAGCTGTCCGCTCACCTGCGCGCCCGCCCCCAGGTCGAGTGGCCTGCCGGAATGCCCAGCCGGTCCCTGCGCGTCCTGCAGCGTGCGGAGGAGATCTCGGCGATCCTCGCGATCGCGCACAGCGACGACCCGGGCGGCGCCGTGTCCGCCTCGGCCGCGACCCGGCGCGCGGAGGCCCTGCGCCCGCTTTCCGACGCAGTGCGGACCGCCCGCACCGCCTCGGTGAACGAGGCCGTCCGGATCTTCTCCGACCAGGGCGACCTGCACCCCTGACCGGGCGGCTCCTGCCGTTCGCAGCGTCAGTGCACTACGGCGTCAGCCGGCCGGGCGCTTCGCCGGCTCGCAGCAGCCCACCGCACACGGCGCGCCGTTGACCGTGCATCCCGCCACCGGGAACTCCGACAGCTTCCGCACCGGGGCATCGGCCACGTGCTCCCGGATCAGCTCGACCACCAGCTCCGCGAAACGCGGGTCGGCGTCGGGGGTCGCGGCGCGGGCGAAGTCCATGCCGTGTTCCGCGGCGCGTTCGGCCGCCTCGTTGTCCAGGTCCCAGATCACCTCGAGGTGGTCGGACACGAAACCGATCGGGCTCACGACGACGGCTTCGACCCCCTGCTCGTGCAGGGCGTCGAGGTGGTCGACGATGTCCGGCTCCAGCCACGGCACCTGCGGCGGGCCCGACCGGGACTGCCACACCACGTCGTACTCCCCGATGCCCGCCTCGGCGGCCACCAGGCGGGCGGCCTCGGCGATCTGGCGGGAGTACAGCCGCCCGCCCTCGGCGGGCGGCCCGGCGGCCCGGTCGGCACTCTCCGGGATCGAGTGCGCAGTGAACACAGTGCGGATGCCCGGCCGGTCGCCGAGTTCAGCGTGCGCGGCGACGACCGCGTCGGCGACCGCGGACACGAACAGCGGGTGGTCGAAGAAGTGGCGCAGCTTGACCAGTTCCGGCGCGTCTTCGACCGCCGCACGAGCACGCTCGATGTCCTCGTCGTACTGACGGCACGCCGAGTAGCCGCCGTACGCGCTCGTGGGGAACACCAGCGCGCGCCGCACGCCTTCGCTCTTCATCCGGGCGACGGTGTCCTCGACCATCGG carries:
- a CDS encoding ferrochelatase produces the protein MGYDALLWLSFGGPEGPDEVMPFLENVTRGRGVPRERLLEVAEHYQHFGGVSPINRLNRAAIEAVEKQLVAEGLNLPVRFGNRNWQPMVEDTVARMKSEGVRRALVFPTSAYGGYSACRQYDEDIERARAAVEDAPELVKLRHFFDHPLFVSAVADAVVAAHAELGDRPGIRTVFTAHSIPESADRAAGPPAEGGRLYSRQIAEAARLVAAEAGIGEYDVVWQSRSGPPQVPWLEPDIVDHLDALHEQGVEAVVVSPIGFVSDHLEVIWDLDNEAAERAAEHGMDFARAATPDADPRFAELVVELIREHVADAPVRKLSEFPVAGCTVNGAPCAVGCCEPAKRPAG